One halophilic archaeon DL31 genomic region harbors:
- a CDS encoding transposase, IS605 OrfB family (KEGG: nph:NP1696A IS1341-type transposase~TIGRFAM: Transposase, IS605 OrfB, C-terminal~PFAM: Transposase, IS605 OrfB, C-terminal), producing the protein MDVRRTVSVALDVDSHDAALLEDTVDTFLWCAQYVSDHAFEGEYVTTSKTTLDDETYDDVREATDGFNGGLVQAARNKAAEACKSVVARWKQGKKASKPHFTSPHVVYDHRTATFHDEYVSLATVDGRIEADYVLPDASSDTPHAEYFFSDEYETTGAELHYTSGNWMLHVHCKKDVESDTPDGETTENGTVLGVDLGVNNLAVASTGTFWTGNEFDHWRREYEKRRGELQEHGTRWAHENIQSVGRKEDGRFTLTLHRISNELVAEACDHGCSLIAFEDLTDIRDRTGASWGHKWAFNRLYEYVEYKAREYGISVAQVAPENTSRRCSHCGFTHPDNRNGEEFECLKCGYENHADYNAAKNIGLRYLRRNQTGDGGGAPLGVRLNSGTLNVNGGYSPADDSARTGVHAESHPFTRG; encoded by the coding sequence ATGGATGTGCGGCGTACCGTCTCCGTTGCGCTCGATGTGGACAGCCACGACGCCGCACTCCTCGAAGACACCGTCGACACCTTCCTGTGGTGCGCTCAATACGTCTCAGACCACGCTTTCGAGGGTGAATACGTCACCACCAGCAAAACCACGCTGGACGATGAAACCTACGACGACGTGCGCGAAGCGACAGACGGTTTCAACGGTGGGCTGGTGCAAGCCGCTCGCAACAAGGCCGCCGAAGCCTGCAAGAGTGTCGTCGCCAGGTGGAAACAGGGCAAGAAAGCCTCGAAACCCCACTTCACCAGTCCACACGTCGTCTACGACCACCGGACTGCTACCTTCCACGACGAGTACGTGAGCCTCGCCACAGTCGATGGCCGAATTGAAGCCGATTACGTACTGCCAGATGCAAGCAGTGACACGCCCCACGCGGAATACTTCTTTTCTGACGAGTACGAAACCACGGGGGCAGAGCTACACTACACGAGCGGCAACTGGATGCTTCACGTCCACTGCAAGAAGGACGTGGAGAGTGACACGCCGGACGGGGAAACCACCGAGAACGGAACGGTTCTCGGGGTTGACCTCGGCGTGAACAATCTTGCTGTTGCCTCAACTGGCACGTTTTGGACTGGCAACGAGTTCGACCACTGGCGACGAGAATACGAGAAGCGGCGTGGTGAATTGCAGGAACACGGTACCCGATGGGCACACGAGAATATCCAGTCTGTTGGTCGCAAAGAAGACGGTCGGTTCACGCTGACACTCCACCGAATCAGCAACGAACTCGTTGCTGAAGCTTGTGACCACGGGTGTTCACTGATAGCGTTCGAGGACTTGACCGACATTCGTGACCGCACTGGTGCATCGTGGGGACATAAGTGGGCGTTCAACCGGCTCTACGAGTACGTCGAGTACAAGGCCAGAGAGTACGGTATCAGCGTCGCACAGGTGGCTCCTGAGAACACGTCACGGCGGTGTTCTCACTGTGGGTTTACGCACCCGGACAACCGCAACGGTGAGGAGTTCGAGTGCTTGAAATGCGGCTACGAGAATCACGCCGACTACAACGCCGCCAAGAACATCGGTCTACGGTATCTCCGTCGTAACCAAACTGGGGACGGCGGAGGCGCACCCTTGGGCGTGCGCTTGAACAGCGGGACGTTGAACGTGAATGGAGGCTATTCTCCTGCCGATGATTCGGCCAGAACGGGAGTCCACGCTGAATCCCACCCCTTTACGCGTGGATAG